From a single Arthrobacter sp. SLBN-112 genomic region:
- a CDS encoding ArsR/SmtB family transcription factor, translating to MLPDVFAAVSNPARRIILDELRQGPRTSGELTGLLDLSRPAASEHLAVLRGAGLVREERQGRNRVYHLQPAGLAEIGGWVKHFEHYWNQRLDALGDLLDEENPS from the coding sequence GTGCTTCCCGATGTCTTTGCCGCCGTGTCCAACCCGGCGCGGCGCATCATCCTGGACGAGCTCCGCCAAGGTCCCCGGACCTCTGGGGAACTCACCGGCCTGCTGGACCTTAGCCGTCCGGCCGCGTCCGAACACCTTGCCGTGCTCCGCGGGGCGGGCCTGGTGCGGGAGGAACGGCAGGGCAGGAACAGGGTGTACCACCTCCAGCCTGCCGGGCTTGCCGAGATCGGCGGCTGGGTGAAGCACTTCGAGCACTACTGGAACCAGCGGCTGGACGCGCTGGGAGACCTTCTGGACGAGGAGAATCCGTCATGA
- a CDS encoding IclR family transcriptional regulator — protein sequence MVSTMTPATTSDSNGSGTGTNGGTDAKGASVVVNAIAVLRTFTADEPLLGVTEIANRVGMHKSSVSRILATFEQENLVERDPETKRFRLGLGLIAVAGPLLAEMEERRVAYPVLRQLTEQTGETSALMLWNGDEAICVEQIASHHQIKHTTPLGARYRDAMSASVQVFLSTLPAERVRELLRSGTITFPGLDDAGLAAYEARLQDVAQRGWAGNYGESSMDEVGVAAPVRDHRGDVVAAVLIPAPRFRVSKEQFGSLGEACVSAAAKVTTRLGGRPET from the coding sequence ATGGTGTCCACCATGACTCCTGCAACAACCTCCGACAGCAACGGCAGCGGCACCGGCACCAACGGCGGGACGGACGCCAAAGGCGCCTCAGTCGTCGTCAATGCCATCGCCGTCCTGCGCACCTTCACGGCGGACGAACCGCTGCTGGGCGTCACCGAAATCGCCAACCGCGTGGGCATGCACAAGAGCAGCGTTTCCCGCATCCTGGCCACCTTCGAGCAGGAAAACCTGGTGGAGCGGGACCCTGAGACCAAGCGGTTCCGGCTGGGCCTGGGCCTGATCGCCGTCGCCGGACCGCTGCTGGCCGAGATGGAAGAGCGCCGCGTGGCATACCCGGTCCTGCGGCAGTTGACCGAGCAGACAGGGGAGACCAGTGCGCTGATGCTGTGGAACGGGGACGAGGCCATCTGCGTGGAGCAGATCGCCAGCCACCACCAGATCAAGCACACCACGCCCCTTGGCGCGCGCTACCGGGACGCCATGAGCGCCTCGGTCCAGGTGTTCCTCTCCACCCTGCCGGCCGAGCGGGTGCGGGAGCTGCTGCGCAGCGGAACCATCACCTTCCCTGGACTGGACGACGCCGGATTGGCGGCTTACGAAGCCAGGCTCCAGGACGTGGCGCAGCGGGGATGGGCGGGAAACTATGGTGAATCGTCCATGGACGAGGTGGGCGTGGCCGCCCCCGTCCGCGACCACCGCGGCGACGTGGTGGCTGCCGTCCTGATCCCGGCGCCCCGCTTCCGGGTGTCGAAGGAACAGTTCGGGAGCCTGGGCGAGGCCTGCGTGTCCGCCGCCGCCAAGGTCACCACCCGCCTGGGTGGCCGTCCGGAAACCTGA
- a CDS encoding aminopeptidase P family protein, which yields MTITADDASSIAELERLKVLHIGSKGKLTFSDAEFERRLGGLRRIMAAKDLDAVILTSYHGIKYYSDFLYTTFGRNYALVVTADDSVTVTANIDAGMPWRTSYGENIVYTDWRRDNFFFGLQEALRQRGVKASRLGVEDDFLPGLTREKIAAAFPGAELLDVSQDAMRQRMIKSAEEIEVIKHGARIGDLGGEAIRNAIREGITEYEVALVGTEAMVHEIARTFPHREVRDTWVWFQSGINTDGAHNWATTRKLQQGDILSLNCFPMTSGYYTALERTLFLGQPDERSLELWNINVEVHKRGLELIKPGAVCKDIAAELNEIYTSHGLLANRTFGYGHSFGVLSHYYGREAGLELREDIDTVLEPGMVVSMEPMITVADGLPGAGGYREHDILVIGEDNTVENITKFPFGPEHNIIQG from the coding sequence GTGACTATCACTGCCGATGACGCCTCGTCCATCGCCGAACTCGAGCGCCTCAAGGTCCTCCACATCGGCTCCAAGGGCAAGCTCACGTTCTCCGACGCAGAGTTCGAGCGCCGCCTGGGCGGGCTCCGCCGGATCATGGCCGCCAAGGACCTGGACGCCGTCATCCTCACCAGCTACCACGGCATCAAGTACTACTCCGACTTCCTGTACACCACGTTCGGCCGCAACTACGCCCTGGTGGTTACGGCAGACGATTCCGTCACCGTCACCGCGAACATCGACGCCGGCATGCCGTGGCGCACCTCCTACGGCGAGAACATCGTCTACACCGACTGGCGCCGCGACAACTTCTTCTTCGGCCTGCAGGAGGCCCTGCGCCAGCGCGGCGTCAAGGCCTCCCGGCTGGGCGTCGAGGACGACTTCCTCCCGGGCCTGACTCGCGAGAAGATCGCCGCAGCCTTCCCGGGGGCAGAACTCCTGGATGTCTCGCAGGACGCCATGCGCCAGCGCATGATCAAGTCCGCCGAGGAAATCGAGGTCATCAAGCACGGCGCCCGCATCGGCGACCTGGGCGGCGAAGCCATCCGCAACGCCATCCGCGAGGGCATCACCGAGTACGAGGTGGCCCTGGTCGGCACCGAAGCCATGGTGCACGAAATCGCCCGCACGTTCCCGCACCGTGAGGTCCGCGACACCTGGGTGTGGTTCCAGTCCGGCATCAACACCGACGGCGCGCACAACTGGGCCACCACCCGGAAGCTGCAGCAGGGCGACATCCTCTCGCTCAACTGCTTCCCGATGACCTCCGGCTACTACACCGCCCTGGAGCGCACCCTCTTCCTGGGCCAGCCGGACGAACGGTCCCTGGAGCTGTGGAACATCAACGTGGAGGTCCACAAGCGCGGCCTGGAACTCATCAAGCCCGGCGCCGTCTGCAAGGACATCGCCGCCGAGCTCAACGAGATCTACACCAGCCACGGCCTGCTGGCCAACCGCACCTTCGGCTACGGCCACTCCTTCGGCGTCCTCAGCCACTACTACGGTCGTGAAGCCGGCCTGGAACTGCGCGAGGACATCGACACCGTGCTGGAACCGGGCATGGTGGTGTCCATGGAGCCCATGATCACGGTGGCGGACGGCCTGCCCGGCGCCGGCGGCTACCGCGAACACGACATCCTGGTCATCGGTGAGGACAACACCGTCGAGAACATCACCAAGTTCCCGTTCGGCCCGGAGCACAACATCATCCAGGGCTAA
- a CDS encoding 2-keto-3-deoxygluconate permease, whose product MSIPIKKALEKVPGGMMLVPLFIGAIIHTLAPDAGKFFGSFTGAFFTGLPPLLAVFFVCLGATLEVKSTPYILKKGGVLLGSKIAFAILIGVIAGRFLGEAPIETGILAGLSTLALVAALNDTNGGLYISLMGQFGRKRDAGAYSILSLESGPFLTMVTLGIAGLAAFPWQALVGAILPLALGMLLGNLDKNMRHLLAPLVPAMIPFLGLALGLTINLNAVVEAGLLGIALGLFVVFVGGAVLLLADKLTGGDGVAGLAAATTAGNAALVPAIIATANPVYAPAAEHATVLVAASVVVSAVLCPIVTSAWARRVQKKEGLADAEDNSAEQEALAPKHAGSTPELT is encoded by the coding sequence ATGTCGATTCCCATCAAGAAAGCCCTGGAAAAAGTCCCCGGCGGCATGATGCTGGTGCCCCTTTTCATCGGCGCCATCATCCACACCCTCGCCCCGGACGCCGGTAAGTTTTTCGGTTCCTTCACGGGAGCCTTCTTCACCGGCCTTCCGCCCCTCCTGGCCGTGTTCTTCGTTTGCCTCGGCGCAACACTCGAAGTTAAATCAACCCCCTACATCCTCAAAAAGGGCGGGGTGCTCCTCGGCTCAAAGATTGCCTTCGCCATCCTCATAGGCGTCATCGCCGGACGCTTCCTCGGCGAAGCGCCCATCGAAACCGGAATCCTTGCCGGCCTCTCAACCCTCGCCCTCGTCGCCGCCCTGAACGACACCAACGGCGGCCTCTACATCTCCCTGATGGGACAGTTCGGCCGCAAACGCGATGCTGGAGCCTACTCCATCCTCTCGCTCGAATCCGGCCCCTTCCTGACCATGGTCACCCTCGGCATCGCCGGCCTCGCTGCCTTCCCCTGGCAGGCACTCGTCGGCGCGATCCTCCCGCTGGCACTGGGCATGCTCCTCGGAAACCTGGACAAGAACATGCGGCATCTCCTGGCCCCGCTGGTGCCGGCAATGATTCCGTTCCTGGGCCTGGCCCTCGGCCTGACCATCAACCTCAACGCCGTCGTTGAAGCAGGACTGCTCGGCATCGCACTTGGACTGTTCGTGGTCTTCGTCGGCGGCGCAGTGCTGCTGCTCGCCGACAAACTCACCGGTGGTGACGGCGTGGCAGGCCTCGCCGCGGCAACCACAGCCGGAAACGCGGCCCTCGTCCCCGCCATCATTGCCACGGCCAACCCCGTCTACGCGCCGGCCGCGGAACACGCCACAGTGCTCGTGGCAGCCTCGGTCGTCGTCTCCGCAGTGCTCTGCCCAATCGTCACCTCAGCATGGGCCCGCCGGGTGCAGAAAAAGGAGGGCCTAGCGGACGCAGAAGACAACTCGGCCGAGCAGGAGGCGCTAGCCCCCAAGCATGCAGGTAGTACCCCAGAACTGACCTAG
- a CDS encoding MFS transporter, whose product MSKESTSPLAGVVANDDNAPARAGHGVDNTVPSKDVRRRVVTASFIGNFVEWFDYAVYGYLAAVISSVFFPEADRQTALLATFGVFAISFFVRPLGGFFWGHIGDKLGRRKALSLSIVIMSVSTFCIALIPGYATIGMLAPLLLLLVRVVQGFSAAGEYAGASAFLVEYAPANRRGLYAAVVPASTAAGLLLGSLIAALLSSVLSTEQLHEWGWRLPFLLAAPMGLIGRYIRTKLEDTPAFRALADQEESAPKAPALDMFRTYRKQLVIACGAVLLNAVGFYVILSYMPTYLSEELGFGPTESFLATTIALASYIGFIFLTGIASDRFGRKRMLITASVLFMLLTVPAFMLLDTGNFLVIVLVQILLGGMLTLNDGTLPSFLAELFPTKVRYSGFAVSFNLSNALFGGTAPFMATLLIGLTQSKLAPGWYLVAASAVSLVAVLFAAETSRKPLKHL is encoded by the coding sequence TTGAGTAAAGAATCAACCTCACCCCTCGCAGGAGTCGTTGCCAATGACGACAATGCTCCTGCCCGGGCAGGGCATGGCGTGGACAATACGGTGCCCAGCAAAGACGTACGACGACGGGTGGTTACCGCGAGCTTCATCGGCAACTTCGTCGAGTGGTTCGACTACGCCGTGTACGGCTACCTCGCGGCCGTCATCTCCTCGGTCTTCTTCCCCGAAGCGGACCGGCAGACCGCACTGCTGGCAACTTTCGGCGTCTTTGCCATTTCCTTCTTCGTCCGTCCCCTGGGCGGCTTCTTCTGGGGCCATATCGGCGACAAGCTGGGCAGGCGCAAAGCCCTGTCACTCTCCATCGTCATCATGTCCGTCTCCACCTTCTGCATCGCCCTCATCCCGGGCTACGCCACCATCGGCATGCTGGCTCCGCTCCTGCTGCTCCTGGTCCGTGTGGTCCAAGGGTTCTCGGCAGCCGGCGAATACGCAGGCGCCTCAGCCTTCCTGGTGGAATACGCGCCGGCCAACCGCCGCGGACTCTATGCCGCGGTGGTGCCGGCCAGCACCGCAGCGGGCCTGCTCCTGGGCTCACTGATCGCGGCGCTCCTCAGCTCGGTGCTCAGCACCGAACAGCTGCACGAGTGGGGCTGGCGGCTGCCGTTCCTCCTGGCCGCCCCCATGGGCCTGATCGGCCGCTACATCCGCACCAAGCTCGAAGACACTCCTGCCTTCCGCGCCCTGGCTGACCAGGAAGAATCAGCACCCAAAGCGCCTGCCCTGGACATGTTCCGGACTTACCGCAAACAGCTGGTCATCGCCTGCGGCGCAGTGCTGCTCAACGCCGTCGGCTTCTACGTCATCCTCAGCTACATGCCCACCTACCTTTCCGAGGAACTGGGCTTCGGGCCCACCGAATCCTTCCTGGCCACCACCATCGCCCTGGCCAGCTACATCGGCTTCATCTTCCTGACCGGCATCGCGTCAGACCGGTTTGGCCGCAAGCGCATGCTGATCACTGCCTCCGTGCTGTTCATGCTCCTGACCGTTCCGGCCTTCATGCTGCTGGACACCGGCAACTTCCTGGTCATCGTCCTGGTCCAGATCCTGCTGGGCGGGATGCTCACCCTGAACGACGGCACCCTGCCCAGCTTCCTTGCCGAACTCTTCCCCACCAAGGTCCGGTACAGCGGCTTCGCCGTCAGCTTCAACCTCTCCAACGCGCTCTTCGGCGGCACCGCGCCCTTCATGGCTACCCTGCTGATCGGCCTGACGCAGAGCAAGCTGGCCCCCGGCTGGTACCTGGTGGCCGCCTCCGCCGTATCCCTGGTGGCTGTGCTGTTCGCCGCCGAAACGTCGCGGAAGCCCCTCAAACACCTCTGA
- a CDS encoding DUF5671 domain-containing protein produces the protein MTAPAAPAVRAPASGLATLRRLILYVLLFALVVITASGLSGLLGRLFRTASVLIQGDVAGLALSLAFTLIGGPLALLLWWFAWRRLHDESERTAAGWGLYLTGMYAVSLIIATTSLLSLAAALIGMERNDWSSSLANSLVWGAIWWWHRWMWKHPHKSPRHLEDIRVLIGWVFGLLLGAGAAIAALSTLLDAAIRGFMSTATLEPWWFPILRSLIWAAGGAVVWWWHWFREGGRRFQTALVDVTIIAVGIFVAGITALAGLGLILFVLLRLAFDRSEPLNLLLEPLAPAIAAAVIGALVWRYHRTESVHRSTRTRRASLLVTSAVALAAAASGVGVVVNALLAAAVSPLAGSATRTLLLGGISSLVVGGPVWWLAWNPRQQPRTADDIPPGRRLYLVAFFGVSAVVALITLLVIGYRLFEFLLGDVSGGGLLDRIRAPLGLLVAAGLVAGYHFALWRHDRALLAAAAPVHQRVIDQVTLISGYAQEGVDPEALARGISDATGGAKVTTWLRADDDGAGLPPSSVLPGGVAEVIRQVAAALEGVTARHVLVIAGPGTRLEVAPLVAAEGVAVLGGAAPGRVLRP, from the coding sequence ATGACGGCGCCGGCAGCCCCAGCAGTCCGCGCGCCGGCCAGCGGCCTGGCAACCCTCCGCCGGCTGATCCTGTATGTCCTGCTGTTTGCTTTGGTGGTTATCACGGCGTCAGGCCTCAGCGGACTGCTGGGACGCCTTTTCCGTACGGCGTCAGTCCTCATCCAGGGCGACGTGGCCGGCCTGGCCCTGTCCCTGGCCTTCACCCTGATCGGCGGCCCGCTTGCGCTCCTTCTGTGGTGGTTCGCCTGGAGGCGGCTCCACGACGAGTCGGAGCGGACAGCCGCCGGCTGGGGGCTCTACCTAACCGGGATGTATGCAGTCTCCCTCATTATTGCCACCACATCGCTGCTAAGTCTGGCAGCTGCCTTGATTGGCATGGAACGAAACGACTGGTCGTCTTCGTTGGCCAATAGCCTTGTCTGGGGAGCCATCTGGTGGTGGCACCGGTGGATGTGGAAGCACCCGCACAAATCCCCGCGGCATCTCGAAGATATCCGGGTGCTCATCGGGTGGGTCTTTGGCTTGCTCCTGGGTGCAGGCGCGGCAATTGCCGCGCTGAGCACACTGCTGGACGCCGCAATCCGCGGCTTCATGTCCACCGCCACCCTGGAACCCTGGTGGTTTCCCATCCTGAGGTCCCTCATTTGGGCAGCCGGCGGCGCGGTGGTGTGGTGGTGGCACTGGTTCAGGGAAGGCGGGCGGCGCTTCCAGACAGCACTGGTGGACGTCACCATCATCGCCGTAGGAATCTTCGTCGCCGGTATCACCGCGTTGGCCGGGCTGGGCCTCATCCTGTTTGTCCTCCTGCGGCTGGCGTTCGACCGCAGCGAGCCGCTGAACCTCCTGCTCGAACCGCTCGCCCCGGCCATCGCGGCCGCCGTCATCGGGGCTCTGGTGTGGCGGTACCACCGCACCGAGTCCGTCCACCGGTCCACGCGGACCCGCCGTGCCAGTCTCCTGGTGACGTCGGCGGTGGCACTGGCGGCAGCGGCTTCCGGTGTGGGGGTAGTGGTGAACGCGTTGCTGGCCGCCGCGGTATCGCCGCTGGCTGGCAGCGCCACGCGCACCCTTCTTCTGGGCGGCATCAGTTCGCTGGTGGTGGGAGGCCCGGTGTGGTGGCTGGCCTGGAACCCGAGGCAGCAGCCGCGGACGGCGGACGACATTCCCCCCGGCCGGCGCCTCTACCTGGTGGCGTTTTTCGGTGTCAGCGCGGTGGTGGCGCTCATTACGCTGCTGGTCATTGGCTACCGGCTGTTCGAATTCCTGCTGGGCGATGTTTCGGGTGGAGGCCTCCTGGACCGTATCCGGGCACCGCTGGGGCTTCTGGTGGCCGCGGGGCTGGTGGCGGGTTACCACTTTGCGCTGTGGCGGCACGACCGGGCACTGCTTGCTGCCGCGGCCCCGGTGCACCAGCGGGTGATTGACCAGGTCACGCTGATCAGCGGTTACGCACAGGAGGGAGTGGACCCGGAGGCTTTGGCGCGCGGCATCAGTGATGCCACCGGCGGCGCCAAGGTGACCACGTGGCTTAGGGCGGACGACGACGGCGCCGGGCTTCCGCCGTCGTCCGTCCTTCCAGGCGGGGTTGCGGAGGTCATCCGGCAGGTGGCAGCGGCCCTGGAGGGCGTGACGGCCCGGCACGTCCTGGTGATTGCGGGGCCGGGGACGCGGCTGGAAGTCGCCCCGCTGGTTGCCGCCGAAGGCGTGGCCGTCCTGGGCGGCGCCGCGCCTGGCCGGGTCCTACGGCCCTAG
- a CDS encoding pectate lyase family protein, translating to MSAAIAVAGALLIAGPAGASPNPAADPTAQTTQTPLERQVLPAGNGWASEGTGTTGGSAAEAANVYDVSTKAELLTAFAAGSQAKIIRIHGSINANTAPDGSTLTCESYAEGTGYSLAQYLRDFDPATYGRDQEPAGPQEDARRLAAAKQAKTIRWDIPSNTTIVGATPDSSITGAALRINGAGNVIVRNLTLRDAADCFPAWDPTDGTEGNWNSEYDLLQVINKATHVWIDHSAFTDAPNLDSAQPLYFGRPYQVHDGAVDVTNGSDLVTMSYNRFSEHDKLLLIGSTDSPTRGDPGKLRVTIHHNVFHNVGQRAPRVRFGQVDVYNNHFEVTEDSKIPYEYSLGAGFSSHLYAEANAFTLPAGIDAADIIGRYKGTAITTIANAVNGKITDLRAEYNAAAAPADQLAEDTSWSPTLRTQVHPAQAVPALLKDSTGPVFTAGGDL from the coding sequence ATGTCTGCAGCCATCGCCGTGGCAGGAGCCCTCCTCATCGCCGGTCCGGCAGGGGCTTCCCCAAACCCGGCGGCGGATCCCACCGCCCAGACCACCCAGACACCCCTTGAACGCCAGGTACTGCCAGCAGGAAACGGCTGGGCATCCGAAGGGACAGGAACCACCGGAGGGTCGGCAGCAGAGGCCGCCAACGTTTACGACGTCTCCACCAAGGCAGAACTCCTGACCGCCTTCGCCGCCGGAAGCCAGGCCAAGATAATCCGGATCCACGGCAGCATCAATGCCAACACTGCGCCGGACGGCTCCACGCTCACCTGTGAAAGCTACGCCGAAGGCACGGGCTACAGCCTTGCGCAGTACCTCCGCGATTTTGACCCCGCCACCTACGGGCGGGACCAGGAGCCGGCAGGTCCACAGGAGGACGCCAGGCGCCTGGCCGCCGCCAAGCAGGCCAAGACCATCCGGTGGGACATTCCCAGCAACACCACGATCGTTGGCGCCACGCCGGACAGCAGCATCACCGGCGCAGCCCTGCGCATCAATGGTGCCGGGAACGTCATCGTCCGCAACCTCACCCTGAGGGATGCGGCGGACTGCTTCCCCGCCTGGGATCCCACTGACGGCACCGAGGGAAACTGGAACAGCGAGTACGACCTGCTGCAAGTCATCAACAAGGCCACGCACGTCTGGATTGACCACTCGGCTTTCACGGACGCCCCCAACCTGGACAGCGCCCAGCCGCTGTACTTCGGCCGCCCCTACCAGGTGCATGACGGAGCCGTCGATGTCACCAACGGCTCGGACCTGGTGACCATGTCCTACAACCGGTTCTCCGAGCACGACAAGCTGCTCCTGATCGGCTCCACCGATTCACCCACGCGCGGAGACCCCGGCAAGCTGCGGGTCACCATCCACCACAACGTCTTCCATAACGTGGGCCAGCGCGCCCCACGCGTCCGGTTCGGCCAGGTGGACGTGTACAACAACCACTTCGAGGTGACCGAGGACAGCAAGATCCCCTACGAATACAGCCTGGGCGCCGGATTCAGCTCCCACCTCTACGCAGAGGCGAACGCCTTCACGCTTCCGGCCGGCATTGACGCTGCGGACATCATCGGCCGCTACAAGGGAACGGCCATCACCACCATCGCCAACGCGGTCAACGGCAAGATTACCGACCTTCGCGCGGAGTACAACGCGGCCGCAGCCCCCGCCGACCAGCTGGCTGAGGATACGTCCTGGAGCCCAACCCTGCGTACCCAGGTCCACCCGGCCCAGGCCGTGCCGGCGCTGCTCAAGGACTCCACCGGACCGGTCTTCACGGCCGGAGGCGACCTCTGA
- a CDS encoding zinc-dependent alcohol dehydrogenase, with protein sequence MRAVVKNAAERGVTYVTDAGDPKATEGTVVIEVGAASLCGTDRELYDWTPSAQAFNLNLPVTLGHEGAGTIVEVGAGVTGLQVGDQVALESHLTCGQCFPCRTGDAHTCERTGILGMHIDGVFAEYAAVPQDICVKLPAGLSLESGALLEAAGVAVHAIQRANYSVAGRAVLVSGAGPVGLVVVNLALLMGASHVIAVDPNPYRRAQAEKLGATAMHPNDGIIERCRELTGRRGGFDVGFECSGAPGTLTTLFEAVRREATVITVGHPSRPAEVDIAAYINKKGITLRGIFGRRLWETWEQSLLLLDSGKLELDWLITHRKKLSEIDEAVELLTGDACKVLLIPGLG encoded by the coding sequence ATGCGGGCAGTAGTTAAGAACGCAGCAGAACGAGGCGTCACCTACGTCACTGACGCCGGCGACCCCAAGGCAACAGAAGGCACTGTCGTCATCGAAGTCGGAGCCGCGTCCCTGTGCGGCACCGACCGCGAGCTCTACGATTGGACCCCCTCCGCCCAGGCGTTCAACCTCAACCTCCCGGTCACCCTCGGGCATGAAGGCGCAGGAACCATCGTCGAGGTCGGAGCTGGCGTCACCGGACTGCAGGTTGGCGACCAAGTCGCCCTCGAAAGCCACCTCACCTGCGGACAATGCTTCCCCTGCCGCACCGGCGACGCGCACACCTGCGAACGCACTGGAATCCTGGGCATGCACATCGACGGCGTCTTCGCCGAGTACGCCGCTGTACCGCAAGACATCTGTGTCAAGCTCCCTGCCGGCCTGTCCCTCGAGTCCGGAGCCCTGCTCGAGGCAGCCGGCGTGGCCGTGCACGCCATCCAGCGCGCCAATTACTCCGTGGCAGGCCGGGCGGTGCTTGTCAGTGGCGCAGGACCGGTCGGCCTCGTCGTCGTGAACCTGGCACTGCTCATGGGCGCCAGCCATGTCATCGCCGTCGACCCCAACCCCTACCGGAGGGCCCAAGCCGAAAAGCTCGGCGCGACCGCCATGCACCCCAACGATGGCATCATCGAACGCTGCCGCGAACTGACCGGCCGCCGCGGCGGTTTCGACGTCGGCTTCGAATGCTCGGGAGCGCCCGGCACCCTGACAACACTCTTCGAAGCCGTCCGCCGTGAAGCCACCGTCATCACCGTCGGCCACCCCAGCCGCCCCGCCGAAGTCGACATCGCCGCCTACATCAACAAAAAAGGCATCACCCTTCGCGGCATCTTCGGACGCCGGCTCTGGGAAACCTGGGAACAAAGCCTGCTGCTCCTGGACTCCGGGAAGCTGGAGCTCGACTGGCTCATCACCCACCGCAAAAAACTCAGCGAAATCGACGAAGCCGTCGAACTGCTCACCGGAGACGCCTGCAAAGTCCTGCTCATCCCAGGCCTCGGCTAG
- a CDS encoding SRPBCC family protein, whose translation MTENAIRLERRFPYAATAVWAALTTPELLARWWAPGDIAPVVGHRFTMDMDAWGHQQCEVLTVDPGKSISFLFSEGMLDTTITWRLEPADGGTILHHEHAGFRLDTPTGRQAFEGMGNGWPGLLARIDGILADVP comes from the coding sequence ATGACCGAGAACGCCATCCGGCTGGAACGCCGCTTTCCGTACGCCGCCACGGCGGTGTGGGCCGCACTGACCACGCCGGAACTGCTGGCCCGCTGGTGGGCGCCCGGCGACATCGCACCCGTGGTGGGCCACCGCTTCACCATGGACATGGACGCATGGGGCCACCAGCAGTGCGAGGTCCTCACCGTGGACCCGGGAAAGTCCATCAGCTTCCTCTTCTCGGAGGGCATGCTTGACACCACCATCACCTGGCGGCTTGAGCCGGCGGACGGCGGGACGATCCTCCACCACGAACACGCCGGATTCCGCCTCGACACCCCCACGGGCAGGCAGGCCTTCGAAGGCATGGGCAACGGCTGGCCGGGCCTGCTGGCCCGGATTGACGGGATTCTCGCCGACGTCCCCTGA